GAGGTTTTTACTTTTCtggttataattgttttaattagattgtttatttgttctatgttttaaattgtgttttacctTGTAGTCCTtctttatgctgggcttggtccccatgtaagctgccccaagtcccttcgggaagatggtggtgggatataagaataaagctattattatcattattcttgCTCATCAGTGTATGACCCTCCTTTCCTAAATCAAATGAGTATTTTAGGGATTTAAATTGAAGAAATAAGGCCACATAAAGTGGAACAGACATAAGACTTCTCCTGGGTAACATAAGAAGAACTGAAGCAGCAAAAGATGGGGACTATTGTAGGTTCATTTTAAGCAATGCAGTGTTTTTGCTGCATTACTTCTAGCTTGTCTGTTGCTAGCTAGACTAGGCAGATAGCAACAGGAATTAACCCATTAACAGATGGACCCTTCTCTGCTGGCTGACAATTGTACACATTTCTCAGTGGTCCCTTAGTACCCATAGGAGTGGGACTCCAGGACCCCCACAGAAACCAAAATTGGTGGATTAAGTCCCAGTATATACAGTGAcacagtaaaatgatgtcccttatataacatGACAAAATCAGGGTgtgccttttggatttttaaagaaatgtttttcAAGCATGGAtagcaaaatctatggatgcagaattcatGACTATAGAGGGCCACCTGTATATCAAGATCCTACCCACAGCTTTACAATTAGAGCTTGAGATCTAAAATGTGGGGACTGGATCCTCTTTGTGCCAAATGCATTAGGGGACTTGGCCTGCTTCATGACATCATCAGGTCCCAATCTCTTCCTCCTGATGTTCAGCAGGGTAACAATtttgcccttcctcctcctcctcctctatgcaggaaggaaggacaagggaTTAAGTTGGGTTGCTCCTAATTAAAACAAGTGCCAGATAATCCTGTTTCATTCCAGCTCCTCATTAGCTGTATGAAAAGAAGCAATTTGCCCCTACCTAGCAACTTCAAATATTGGCTAAGAACAGTTTGCCTGACCCCTTCCTCCACTCTAGATAGGGAATAGGGAGAGTAGTTACAAATTCTGACAATTGCTCATGAACACCAACCAATCGTATGAACAATTTTATACGTATTCTCACTTGTGTATATGTGGACAAGGGCGAAGTAGCAAAATCAGGAAGAGTTTTCTTTCCAGAAAACCCCTAAAGGCATGACTTCAGAAGATGAGGCAAACGGAAGGGTGGGCTTGATTTCAGGCCAGATGGGGAAAATTCATGAGCTGGATTGTGCCCACAGGTCAGATGTTTTCTACTACAGTTTTATATAATGCTGTCCTGTGCAGATTTACTCTGAATATGTCTGAAACATTACTCCTTAATAAGTGCTTTTAGGAACACAACCTCCATTTTCATAAAACAAGCTATGGTATAACTCTTTTACAAGTGTTCAGTCAATTACAATTGTTTCAAAATGTCATGATTATTTGGCACATATCTATGGCTCAGGCAACAGTGAGCTCACAATTTTGTCCTTTAAGGAGCAGAAGCTGTCAATAAATTACAAGGTTTCCAGCAATAAAAATTCTAATATAAAAGGCTCCCATCCTGAGCAAAGCTCAATAACAAATTGTCTCAGTTTACTCTATGTGCTGTATTTCTCATCATGGAGTTCCcatcaataaataaaatgtcagtgCAACGATAAGCAGCAAGCAGAATGGAGAAGAGAAGGTCTGATAGGCAGCTGATGGCATAAAAATGTCTTCATACTTGTAAATACTGACCACCCTCTCTGAGACAGGAGGAGAATCTATGTCATGCCGAGTTATAGAACCTAGAACAAGTAAAGGAGAAAGATAGGAAGTATTAGCACAGCTGCTTTAActcttattatatactagcttgggtacccggcagtgTCCGGGTTATTTAAAAAAGAGATTGTTTTGGCTATTAGGTAATATCATATAGTTAATTAGCAACAGTGTTTATCAgaaaaaaagccagtctttgattttgtttgttatcaatgctcccattagaaaatacataacaatgtaggtgaactacaattcccagaatcgtgggtcagtcCTCTCCAAAGCAAGCCTGTATGAACAGTcggctatgttgggtctgtgtgccaagtgtggtccggATCCGACGTTgcttgggttcagtgctctctgaatgagGATGGACTACAGCTTCTAAAATCAAGGTcacttcccacaaacccctgcagtatgttcaggtgGTCATGGGGTTTcactgtgccaagtttgttccagtccattgtcagtgagggtcacagatgcaggtgaactacaacttccatcctaTGAAGACAGTCCTCCAATTCCCTACAGCAGGTATCAGCCAGATACAGCCTCTTGGGCTTTCTTCTCAAGCCCTTCCCTCTCTCACCATCCTGTTgttccttccttatttctttccttccctcttccctccctccctccttcccttccacccttttgtccttccttccttctttcctcccttcttccctatctctctttcttcttctttcccttttgtctttcctttcttctctttttcttccctccctcctccagtctcttccacccttccttctcttcctcgctttcgttcttcttcccttctctttttttctgccttctttcctcctgggggatgttgAAGGTAGAGGAGAAGTGAAGGTAGAGGAGGaacataaggggggggggggggactggcttcagccagggcacaagggagcaatgggttgaaaagattaggaagaacttcctgggtacaggctgcctgggagtgtggtggagtctccttttctggaggcttttctgcagaggctgtctatcgggactggatggcccttggggtgtcttccagctctaggGTTCTATATCAGAAGTAGGCAATACAGTATGCCATGGAGACACTTTTCCTCTCCCattcaccatctcatcctgaGGAAGGCCAATCCCTTTGGGATGAAAATGTTTCCCGTCTTCCTTTCACTTTCTGTCTCCgaaagagaagaggagggggaggaaagtgcaggcaggggacttggggagaaccccctccctcctggcctgccCATGCTGCTCCTGCGGCTGCCAAGTTAGAAAATTTCCACAAGCCTGCCCTCCagaatgttcagttgctgatcaattcctctgtttgctgtgtgccagaGGAAATGGTTAAGGAaatggttaagggagaggcagtgggaagggtcatgcaaattccacaccaatggaaagagaaaggaaccctgggaggtgtctttggtggagAAAATTGTCgccgaatgaaagccttcacttcagTATGGAGTTTGTGAAGGACATtgacagggctcttggacatattcatagtgctctctataacctgcaacgTCCTTCTAGGGAGGGATATGGGTTCTCCTGtttagtgggagctatagcctatttgtggaagtggactCTGCTTGTGTGaacagacacccatgccacatacacacatacacattttcacttttattatgtgtatagattttggCTAATCACTTTTAAGGGGTCAATCTGGTTCTACAACTCCTGGTTTTTTGAAAAGAACAAATGAAAGCTTATATCCACAACATTACATGTGTAAATTTTCCTCTATTACTAACTTGCTTCTGGAGTTCTCATAGCTATGGGAAGGGGAGAAGGGACACACTTGCAGTTTGATTTTATTTGCTTCTGCACTATATAACTCTTGGAAACTCATCTTTCATAGGTTTAGGGAACAAAATTGTTGACTGGGGATAGTTGGGGTGGAAGCAGTTGTTCAGTGGCCCATTTCCACTATTGACTATAAGGGCATGCTGGATCCCATCAGCTACAGGACTGTGTTATACCATCTGATTAATTATTTACTGCCAATAAGCTTCTCTGATAGCAGTAATGTTGTTAGTGTACAGCACCAAATGAAGCCTTGTGGAGGCCTGGAACTACACTCAGTTGCAAAACGAACTATCCCATCCCTGGATATATACCTTGAAATTTTGTGGGAATGCCTAGTCTGTTTGCATACAGCAGAAGTCTAAACTAAAGCAAAAAGTGCACAGAAAGAACAGAACCAAGTCATAGAAATGAATAAGGTAAAAAATACAACACAACAAAATAAGAAGGTAAAGCAAAGTTGCATAATGCTAAATAAAATTATTAGATAAGCACAGTCAGAATACATTTAAGAGATTTCAGGCATATCTCTTAATAAGTAAACATTTATCAGCAGTCATTCTCCTAAAGTTTGGAGGAGGGAATGGCAGATGACCTTTCTCGGTATATTTGATTTATTCTGCAGAATTGGATATCCAATGTCACATCAGGAATTCATAACCCTCTGGCACTGTAGATATAATCTGGGGAATGTATGACACCCCAACTGTATAAATGGGTAGTTTGGTAAAAGGAGACAAGCCTTCTTTTAGACAATTTGACCATGGCTTCTGATCAAGGGATTCCTGACACACTTTTCATGGATTCCACTCTTGCTTTATTGTAATGTAATTGGAAGACAAAAGAAAACCAACTCACCTTGAATTGCTGGCCCCCAAGCAAATAAATAGTACCAGCTCAGATGAAGATCAACAATTGTTTCATCCCTGGGAACCTTTACAGGACGCTTGAATCGACATGTTACACGATTATTTTCAAAAATACCTTCTTCATCCCTTGCAGGATTCCTTTGGATCTCTTTTGCCCATTGACCAACATTGTAGAAGTGATGTATTCTGACTCTTCCATTATCATCATGAACACAAGCCATGACATCATCTCCGCCCTAAATTGAAAAACTAAGTAAGGCTTCCATTGTGACATCAGTTCTGCCCAAGAAAAACCAAGCACTTATTCACAACGACATGTCAGTATTAAACAAACAATTAAGACTAATGCTtatttttatcaaattgctgtaAGAAGTACCCGCTTGttaaaatttaaatttatttaaatttttatttctgCCATTTTAGAATTATATATACTCTTTTAGTTTTGCACTGATTGATACGACCATAGATTTTTCCCTTTAAAGCAAGTGACTGCATTGAGAGACAATTCTTATGTACAATGATGAGACTGAAGGAGCCAGTCAAAATGTGCTGCTTCATCTGGTAGAATCTGCCCTCTGTTCACATCATGTGTGTCAACTATCTCCTGTTCGCTCTATGGGTAAACTCAACAAACACTTAAGATGTGATGCATTTCACTCTTCTCTATGTGATTTATCTCTCAAAACAAAATTAAGTATCTGGCACTTTTTTCACTTTCTTGCTCTGCCACCTCTCAGATGTACTCACTCTTTATGTTTCCGCTATCATTCCATTCTGCTATTTTTATGTGCTGTCTCATACTTTGATGCCTCTCCTTATTTCTCTCtgttcctttccctctttctctgttttatctcccccccccctcagctcTCACACTCTTTCTTATTCTGCTATTTCTCACACTCTGTTGCGTCTCGTATTCATTCTTCCTGTGTGTCTGTTTCTCTACTCCACACTTCTGCATTTTCTGTACTATCAACCTGCTATCAATGGGATCTTCAATTGGgaaagtgtgtgtgcatgcattagTTGGAAGCACTAAGGACATTTCTGACAATGGTCACTCTTTTGCCAGTTTTACCTTCAGGAATGAACATGAAAGAACACTGAGTACTTCTAGCAAGAGGCATTAGTCTTTAGTTAGTCCTCACAGAACCACTGcactctcccttcctccctctcaaaTGTGGTTTAAGAAATGGATCTGGTAAAATTACTCCAGGAATGAAGCTGCCAGATTTAGCTGCCTATGACCCCCAATCTGTTTGGTGCTTTCCGTTTCTGAAGAGGAGAATAGTAAAAATATATCTAAAAGTACATTTTTAGAATTTCCTTCAAAGACTCCAAAGCATATTTGAAGCtttgaaatacaggcagtccccaagttatgaacaggtttgttcttaagttgaatttgtatgtaagtaggaacaggtacatttttatttatatttatatattatatattatatatttatttttcagcTTAGAatggcataggaaagggttaaaacccctgtggtgattgttttgctgtctgtgcccctgttcagaaaatttcacctcactttctgtttctgtgataattagattttgaaaaaattgacttgttgtggaaacaaagatttgtgaaaaagcttcagttgagaaccTTTTCCctgtaactctttcaggagtgaatttccctttctacgGGTAGACTTCTTTCACTTCcagttgtctcatccctgttcttaactgtgagtcatttgtaaatcgaatgtttataacttgggactgcctgtaaGCCCACTTCTGCTTGGAATAGAGTCACCAGAGATCATAAACAAGGATATCCAGCTGGGACTAATGTCTCATATATTATCTTTGCCTAACTCCCAATCTAACAACAAACAAGTTGACATTGGGCATAGTAGGGAAAGGTTCTGCCtataattctttttctttcttttgactaGTGCAAAGTTCTTCCACTGAAGTGGTCACGTCTAACACAATGGCTATATTTTTTGTTCATTTCTCCAATCACAATAGCAAAACAATGCTTACTTGAACTGTTAATACGTTCTTACCATTTTCTTATCTGAAGAAAATCCTACGGCCACCCAGCCATCTGTCTGAGCACTCAACTCAAACTCTATATCAGTTCCTATTCTGCGATAACTGAGAAAGTAATCACAAGTTTCTGCATTACATCCTGGTTTACCATACCTACATGTGACAGAAGAAAGAAAGCATAACTTGCAATAATTATGACACATTCAAATAACATTCCTGTTAATATTTGTCTATACATTTGAATGAAAAACCTGTTGCTGGGATGAGAAACCAATGAATAGGAATGTAATCTAATAATGAACCATGCTTAAGATACCACTTCTAAGAATAACTGTAGGCTTCTAATAGCGGTGCCTCTGTACATCCCTCTGCATCCAGCTAGACAAGGAATGACGGTCCTTCTTCAtcaaaggagaaggagaggaaggaaggcagtGGTGGTACTATAACATCATGTCCACTCACAAGATGTGACTGCCTATGAGAAGCCAAACAGAAGCAGGAGGAACCCTTTGCATGTAAATTCATTATGGAAAGCAGCACAAGTGGTAGATACTGAGGAGTTTTAATGGTAAATTAAAAGGGGTGTTCTGGGAATGGGTGGGATAGGAAGCAACTACAGGACAGAAAAGGTGTCAGGTGGTGAGCAAACACTCAAATGTGTCATTATCCCATTGAAATATTGCTTTGCCAGCCTAACGAACTACTGTTAGTTTGGTAGGCGCCTGTACAGTAAGCATTCTCAAGAATATATATCTTCAGCTTCATAAAACCTTCACGCTCCTTGTCTCATGAGTGCAATACAACAATCCTAAATGTTCACTGATTTActgatatagatacagtagagtctcacttatccaacactcgcttatccaacgttctggattatctaacgcatttttgtagtcaatgttttcaatacatagtgatatttttgtgctaaattcataaatacagtaattactacatagcattacttcgtattgaactactttttctgtcaaatttgttgtataacatgatgttttggtgcttaatttgtaaaatcatagcctaatttgatgtttaataggctttaccttaatctctccttattatccaacatattcgcttatccaacgttctgccggcccgtttacgttggataagtgagactttactgtatatgagTCCCTGGTTGTAGGTCAGGTTGCAAATATTTATTAATGCTGTCCCATACCAACCTAAAGCAGCCTTTCGTTTTTCCACAGTCATCCACTCTAATTCTTGCA
This sequence is a window from Anolis carolinensis isolate JA03-04 chromosome 6, rAnoCar3.1.pri, whole genome shotgun sequence. Protein-coding genes within it:
- the frrs1l gene encoding DOMON domain-containing protein FRRS1L, encoding MAASPAAAWSWLRWGPWLLLLASPPASSWGSPAEEGGGGARAAGGGGREADPGGAQADEQQHHDSSYGTFASEFYDMRFLSEEGYPFPTAPPVDPFARIRVDDCGKTKGCFRYGKPGCNAETCDYFLSYRRIGTDIEFELSAQTDGWVAVGFSSDKKMGGDDVMACVHDDNGRVRIHHFYNVGQWAKEIQRNPARDEEGIFENNRVTCRFKRPVKVPRDETIVDLHLSWYYLFAWGPAIQGSITRHDIDSPPVSERVVSIYKYEDIFMPSAAYQTFSSPFCLLLIVALTFYLLMGTP